The Enterococcus rotai genome includes a window with the following:
- a CDS encoding M42 family metallopeptidase has product MTKKDSLHLIERLSNASGVSGFEDDVVAIAKEFSAPFAEVSEDHIRNVYMRVGEHKADKPTIVFDAHSDEVGFIIQAIKPNGTLRFLPLGGWVANTVPAHRVRIKTSDGNEVPGIIASKPPHFMTDEQRKEVQTIDDMVIDVGCTSAEEVANKLNIAIGDPVIPDVSFEYLQTTDVMLGKAFDCRIGCACLLETLKELSEKESKFNLIGTMTAQEEVGERGATVAMNNVKPDLAIVFEGCPADDTFSEEYMIQSGLKRGPMLRNFDVSMITNPRFQRFAKETAEKYGLPMQSSVRKGGGTNGAIINLTNKGVPAIVIGVPVRYAHTHYGYVAYEDYEAARQLAVAIINDLTEAIIERF; this is encoded by the coding sequence ATGACAAAAAAAGACTCGTTACATTTAATTGAACGTTTATCAAATGCTTCTGGCGTCTCAGGTTTTGAAGACGATGTAGTAGCAATTGCCAAAGAATTTTCAGCTCCGTTTGCTGAAGTTAGTGAAGATCATATTCGTAATGTTTATATGCGTGTTGGTGAGCACAAAGCGGATAAACCAACGATTGTATTTGATGCTCATAGCGATGAAGTTGGCTTTATCATTCAGGCAATCAAACCCAATGGCACATTACGCTTTTTACCTTTAGGCGGTTGGGTGGCCAATACAGTACCTGCTCATCGAGTAAGAATTAAAACATCTGATGGCAACGAAGTGCCAGGAATCATCGCCAGTAAACCACCACACTTTATGACAGATGAACAACGGAAAGAAGTCCAAACGATTGATGATATGGTGATCGATGTAGGCTGTACTAGTGCTGAAGAGGTTGCAAACAAACTAAATATTGCAATTGGTGATCCAGTAATTCCAGATGTCTCTTTTGAATACCTCCAAACAACGGATGTGATGTTAGGGAAAGCATTTGATTGCCGTATCGGTTGTGCTTGCTTACTTGAAACACTCAAGGAACTATCAGAAAAAGAGTCGAAATTCAATCTGATCGGTACGATGACAGCCCAAGAAGAAGTTGGTGAGCGTGGTGCAACGGTAGCAATGAATAATGTTAAACCTGATTTAGCGATCGTGTTTGAGGGTTGCCCAGCGGATGATACATTTTCAGAAGAATATATGATTCAATCTGGTTTAAAACGTGGACCAATGCTCCGAAACTTTGACGTTTCAATGATCACGAATCCACGCTTTCAGCGCTTTGCCAAAGAGACTGCCGAAAAATATGGTTTACCAATGCAAAGTTCAGTCAGAAAAGGCGGAGGTACTAATGGCGCTATTATCAATTTGACCAACAAAGGGGTACCAGCTATTGTGATCGGAGTGCCAGTTCGTTATGCACATACTCATTATGGATATGTCGCTTATGAAGATTATGAAGCCGCACGTCAATTAGCTGTCGCTATTATCAATGATTTAACAGAAGCTATAATCGAAAGGTTTTAA